In Topomyia yanbarensis strain Yona2022 chromosome 2, ASM3024719v1, whole genome shotgun sequence, one DNA window encodes the following:
- the LOC131686042 gene encoding serine protease inhibitor 77Ba-like: protein MTTVRGCQFLPWTVAFALITLAVTQSEISITEIPKSSLYDSSQQFALNFFKNVSRIVDSDPNVTTTNIIVSPLSVWSLLALVTEGAGGNTLSELLRVLNVRDQNEIKYNYRKLQETINVNTSEVKISPSQFIFTDINRPVHRDFDNNIDRYYGKELLEALDFSSSNEAIKQSYDRINQVVASATEGQIMKAIHPTDIVQARMVILSVLFFQGEWTLPFNRTLTTPTLFYDENERIVGNVQMMYQKAVFPFAAFRELEAQIVELPYGSDRHLSMMLILPRKGVPLQAVISRLADFNMETIYQELKQAAIEYEDDEVEVYLPRFEITADYTLIPVLKEMGIRDALNKDTANFNKIANDIFLGSVIQKCKIIVNEEGTTAAAVTAAVFANKATPPRFFANRPFAFLIVDKRYDLILFMGQVKDPHSI from the exons ATGACGACCGTCCGAG GGTGTCAGTTTCTGCCGTGGACGGTGGCGTTTGCCTTGATCACTCTTGCAGTGACTCAGTCGGAGATATCGATCACAGAAATCCCAAAGAGCAGTCTTTACGATAGTTCACAGCAGTTTGCGCTCAACTTTTTCAAG AATGTCAGTCGAATCGTTGACTCCGATCCAAACGTGACGACCACCAATATCATAGTGTCCCCGCTGTCGGTTTGGAGTCTACTGGCATTGGTCACCGAAGGAGCTGGTGGAAATACTTTGAGCGAGTTACTACGCGTTTTGAATGTGCGTGATCAGAATGAGATCAAGTATAATTATAGAAAGCTCCAGGAAACGATCAA TGTCAACACAAGTGAAGTAAAGATTTCACCAAGTCAGTTCATCTTCACCGATATCAATCGCCCTGTACACCGAGACTTCGACAATAATATTGATCGATACTATGGAAAGGAACTGTTGGAAGCTCTGGATTTCAGCAGCTCTAATGAGGCGATCAAGCAAAGTTATGATCGTATCAATCAAGTTGTTGCCAGTGCAACCGAGGGGCAGATCATGAAGGCGATCCATCCAACCGATATTGTCCAGGCGAGGATGGTGATTTTATCGGTTCTGTTTTTCCAGGGAGAATGGACG CTTCCATTCAATCGAACTTTAACGACACCAACTCTCTTCTACGATGAGAACGAACGAATTGTTGGTAACGTTCAAATGATGTACCAGAAGGCAGTATTTCCGTTTGCTGCTTTCCGCGAACTGGAAGCACAGATTGTGGAGCTTCCCTATGGTAGCGATCGCCATTTGAGTATGATGCTGATTCTACCTCGGAAGGGTGTTCCGCTACAGGCCGTCATTAGTCGTTTGGCTGATTTTAACATGGAGACAATCTACCAGGAACTGAAACAGGCTGCAATAGAGTACGAAGATGACGAGGTGGAGGTTTATTTGCCGCGGTTTGAAATCACGGCTGATTACACTTTGATACCGGTGCTGAAAGAA ATGGGTATCCGTGATGCATTAAACAAGGACACGGCCAATTTCAACAAGATAGCCAATGACATCTTTCTAGGATCGGTGATTCAAAAATGCAAAATCATCGTAAACGAGGAAGGAACAACGGCGGCGGCAGTAACGGCTGCTGTGTTTGCTAACAAAGCTACCCCACCACGATTTTTCGCAAATCGACCATTTGCCTTCCTGATAGTGGATAAACGATATGATCTGATACTTTTTATGGGGCAAGTGAAGGACCCCCATTCGATTTAG
- the LOC131681187 gene encoding uncharacterized protein LOC131681187: MIRTPPSQLNPNIQDGEKGADNQDKVPENESVVSDVSKRGTSRSSITDSQIKLLDLEEENEEAELRASIEQDRIVAEQKLAELQIQHDLALKTEQRKAAFLKRQRERNLRKVELLSRSSTSSRSSAYTNASKRVEEWVAEAEKVRPHNEYEESSHRMNHAFSRETVVRNTSTPGVRNATAPEPGVNEILSQAFKALQSRNMKDLPSFSGDVMEWTIFESEFKTSTKEYKLTDRDNLRRLNKALQGKARKTVESLLASPENVQQIIRMLQSNFGRTEWVVANRLEALRNLEIVKEGNIESFRAFYNAVIGTKVAMTNAKADNYLMNPELISHLADKLPAFSKQMWIRHKAALMKEGVIIEFNTFSRWLEDEMDNQLASLNPVFSAKKANYQLKPKPMVLNVNCRDDEGTKICPLCSANSHVGLDKCEQFHKLSVAQRRSAANSCKVCYICLKSDHSRRNCKSEKKCSICKKNHHELVHSDDSARNSKYTRTNTCNSQQNVCNVHGKNMNTLLRVGKVRIQGPRGTAELFALFDEGSSLSMMDAAVAENIGLRGPIAPVSYRWTNGILHKEEQSMMLSFRISGPSEQAKWYNVSNIQTVQNIALPPVKFDVANIKRLYPMLDDDKLVAIQDACPCILIGSNNAGLIVPLKTVQYSLQGLQLTRCHLGWTIHGVIDPTIAGSNKHHAFLCSENDDIELTDLVKKMYKVENFGISGQIVKIADEDQRALDIMNRTIKRRGERFEVGQIYKYNNFDFPDSKPQALRRLQIIEKKMDSNPEFAERYCNKIQDYVDKGYARKLEAEEIAETSNTWYLPHFSVVSSEKFRLVMDAKAKSHGFSLNDLLLKGPDLVPPLIAILIRARMKRIAFVADIKEMFHQVLIRREDQDSQRFLWRGMNRMDPPSVYVMMVMIFGAVSSPSMAQFIKNFNAKELEEKYPGVERAVVKQHYVDDYFDCADTEEAAIEMVQRVIKVHEQGGFKLLKFSSNSRAVLDSLDPEIVAEQKQDGIHVLGIKWDLQSDEFVFPLNFPKLDALYRTGKAVPTKRQLLKFMMGIFDPLSLLSPVTIQLKFIFQELWRLQSGWDDEIPDGLVPRWMEWLNETAKLGEIRLPRYYYPTVPSFDNVELHAFCDASDKAFACVIYMVHRREGKSHVALVYAKSRVAPLKAQTVPRLELQGCVLASQMIHVLQSELTIEVKKIFFWSDSKICLSWLKTNQKLTAYVGARVMQIKENGHGVELWHWLPSQLNVADLATKWSKFGSMLEWVRGPDFIYRDSVNWPNYEPLEMSSAELVSFHSELDCTEQVCCGAFAEELIDLPDIARFSDFNRLVRSTAYYLKMRKLLALPKCEKPERLMITMKDIVDARSAWYKKVQSEIFGAELRSLMKISFVKSSSRLRTYSPFLHDGIIRMKGRIQDHNKPFEVNNPVILPDNHPFSTLLIRMYHIANAHQGLETVVNSIKERHRILKIRSQVKKYTMSCVKCRELRAKPAVPQMGILPMERTTPFVYPFTCTGIDYFGPMAVKVGRRVEKRWVVLFTCMTSRAVHLEVVPSLDTSSCIMAIRCFMSIRGLPQCIMTDNGTNFTGANQELKTLVKTLDHPQIEESLSVRGVQWKFIPPGAPHFGGCWERLVRSVKTALRAMLQERQPTDLVLRTALCEAMNTVNNRPLTHVADDPLDPEPLTPNMLLLGRNNTIQFDHDFDERDLSCRAAYKHAQIYADRFWRRWVAEYRPELIRSRKWPDSRSYHDYKVGDIVMIVDESLHRGTWPKGVVEKVYRGPDGKVRTLLVRTMKSTYKRPVSKIVLLQAISSVPGLENVANTAST, encoded by the coding sequence ATGATACGCACTCCACCAAGCCAACTGAATCCAAATATCCAAGACGGGGAAAAAGGTGCAGACAATCAGGACAAAGTACCAGAAAATGAATCTGTTGTCTCTGACGTATCGAAAAGAGGCACATCGCGAAGCAGCATAACTGACAGCCAAATCAAGCTCTTAGATCTTGAGGAGGAAAATGAGGAGGCGGAACTGCGTGCTTCTATTGAACAAGACAGGATTGTAGCCGAACAGAAACTAGCCGAATTGCAGATTCAGCATGACCTGGCACTGAAGACGGAACAAAGGAAAGCTGCGTTTCTGAAGCGACAACGTGAGCGAAATTTGAGAAAGGTTGAGCTGCTGTCTAGATCGAGTACCTCGAGCAGATCGAGTGCGTACACTAATGCGTCTAAGCGTGTTGAGGAGTGGGTTGCTGAGGCAGAAAAGGTAAGGCCACACAACGAATATGAAGAATCATCCCACCGGATGAATCATGCATTTTCACGAGAAACCGTAGTACGGAATACGTCGACACCTGGCGTAAGAAACGCGACAGCACCCGAGCCTGGGGTGAACGAAATCTTGTCTCAGGCCTTTAAAGCGTTGCAGAGTCGAAACATGAAAGACCTGCCCTCGTTTTCGGGTGACGTAATGGAATGGACGATTTTCGAAAGCGAATTTAAAACGTCAACTAAGGAATATAAACTAACTGATCGCGATAACCTGAGACGGTTGAACAAAGCGTTGCAAGGTAAAGCGCGCAAGACTGTGGAATCACTGCTTGCATCCCCTGAGAATGTGCAGCAGATTATACGAATGTTGCAGTCAAACTTCGGACGCACCGAATGGGTGGTGGCAAATAGACTAGAAGCGCTAAGAAACCTGGAGATCGTAAAAGAAGGTAACATCGAATCTTTCCGTGCCTTTTATAATGCGGTAATTGGTACCAAGGTTGCGATGACCAACGCGAAGGCGGATAACTACCTGATGAATCCCGAACTCATCTCTCACCTGGCTGATAAACTGCCTGCTTTCAGCAAACAGATGTGGATTCGGCATAAGGCCGCTTTGATGAAAGAAGGCGTTATTATCGAGTTTAACACTTTCTCGCGTTGGTTGGAGGATGAAATGGACAACCAACTTGCTAGTCTCAATCCTGTATTTAGCGCCAAGAAGGCCAACTACCAGCTCAAGCCGAAACCGATGGTTCTGAATGTCAACTGTCGCGACGATGAAGGAACAAAGATTTGTCCTTTGTGCTCGGCAAATTCTCACGTTGGTCTAGACAAGTGTGAACAGTTCCATAAGCTGTCTGTTGCTCAACGTCGGTCTGCTGCTAATTCCTGCAAAGTCTGTTACATCTGCCTCAAGTCAGATCACTCCAGAAGAAACTGCAAGTCcgagaaaaaatgttcaatcTGCAAGAAGAATCATCACGAGTTAGTCCACTCCGACGATTCTGCGAGGAACTCGAAGTACACCCGTACGAACACGTGTAACAGTCAGCAGAATGTATGCAATGTCCATGGCAAAAATATGAATACACTGCTCCGAGTAGGAAAGGTGAGGATCCAAGGTCCGAGAGGTACAGCAGAATTATTTGCACTTTTCGATGAAGGTTCGTCTCTGTCGATGATGGATGCTGCAGTTGCGGAGAATATTGGATTGCGAGGACCGATCGCTCCTGTGTCCTATCGTTGGACTAATGGTATTTTGCACAAGGAAGAACAGTCGATGATGCTGTCGTTTCGCATTTCCGGACCATCGGAGCAAGCGAAATGGTATAACGTTAGCAATATCCAAACTGTGCAGAATATCGCTCTACCTCCGGTGAAATTCGACGTTGCGAATATCAAGCGATTGTATCCTATGTTAGACGATGATAAATTAGTTGCGATCCAGGATGCCTGTCCCTGTATACTGATTGGCTCGAATAATGCGGGCCTGATTGTACCTCTGAAGACGGTGCAATATTCGCTTCAAGGCTTGCAATTGACTCGTTGTCACCTGGGATGGACGATCCATGGAGTAATAGATCCGACCATTGCTGGATCGAATAAACATCATGCATTCCTGTGCTCAGAAAATGATGACATTGAACTTACTGATCTGgtgaaaaaaatgtacaaagttgaaaattttgggATTTCTGGTCAGATTGTGAAAATAGCCGATGAAGATCAGCGTGCACTTGATATCATGAACCGCACGATCAAACGGCGTGGAGAACGATTCGAGGTAGGCCAGATTTACAAATACAACAACTTTGACTTCCCGGATAGCAAACCACAAGCGCTACGTCGGCTCCAGATTATCGAAAAGAAAATGGACTCAAACCCCGAATTCGCAGAGCGATACTGCAACAAAATTCAAGACTACGTTGATAAGGGGTACGCTAGGAAATTGGAGGCTGAAGAAATAGCTGAAACATCGAACACCTGGTACCTGCCACACTTCAGTGTGGTGAGCTCCGAGAAGTTCCGTTTGGTCATGGATGCCAAAGCAAAGTCACATGGGTTTTCTCTGAACGATCTGTTACTGAAGGGTCCCGATTTAGTTCCACCACTGATTGCGATTCTGAtccgcgccagaatgaaaaggATTGCTTTCGTCGCGGATATCAAGGAAATGTTTCACCAAGTACTCATCCGTAGAGAAGATCAAGACTCCCAACGTTTCCTGTGGCGTGGTATGAACCGTATGGACCCTCCCAGCGTATATGTTATGATGGTGATGATATTTGGCGCTGTTTCGTCTCCATCGATGGCGCAATTCATTAAGAACTTCAACGCGAAAGAGCTTGAAGAAAAGTACCCTGGTGTTGAACGAGCTGTCGTCAAACAACATTATGTGGACGATTATTTTGATTGTGCTGACACGGAGGAAGCGGCAATCGAAATGGTTCAGCGTGTGATAAAGGTACACGAACAAGGTGGATTCAAGCTGCTAAAGTTCTCGTCGAACTCCAGAGCTGTGTTGGATTCACTCGATCCTGAAATAGTAGCGGAACAGAAACAGGATGGTATTCATGTCCTCGGAATCAAGTGGGACCTGCAGTCCGATGAATTTGTATTTCCATTGAATTTTCCAAAACTGGATGCGTTGTATCGGACCGGGAAAGCGGTGCCTACGAAGCGGCAACTGTTGAAATTTATGATGGGCATCTTTGACCCGCTAAGTTTACTCAGTCCTGTTACGATTCAACTGAAGTTCATCTTTCAAGAACTGTGGCGGCTGCAGTCCGGATGGGATGATGAAATTCCGGACGGTCTTGTTCCCAGATGGATGGAGTGGTTAAATGAAACTGCAAAACTAGGAGAAATACGACTGCCAAGATACTACTATCCAACGGTACCGTCATTCGATAATGTGGAATTACACGCTTTCTGTGACGCGAGTGATAAGGCCTTCGCTTGTGTGATCTACATGGTTCATCGTCGAGAGGGTAAGTCACACGTTGCTTTGGTTTATGCAAAATCAAGGGTAGCGCCCCTGAAGGCACAAACCGTGCCGCGATTGGAACTGCAAGGATGCGTTCTGGCCAGCCAAATGATCCATGTACTGCAGTCAGAGCTGACGATAGAAGTCAAGAAGATTTTCTTCTGGAGTGACTCGAAGATCTGTTTGAGTTGGCTGAAGACAAATCAAAAACTGACGGCATACGTTGGTGCTCGCGTTATGCAAATCAAAGAGAATGGTCACGGCGTAGAGTTGTGGCATTGGCTTCCGTCGCAGCTGAACGTGGCCGATTTGGCTACGAAGTGGTCTAAGTTTGGCAGCATGCTAGAATGGGTTCGTGGTCCAGACTTCATTTATCGTGATAGTGTCAACTGGCCGAATTACGAACCGTTGGAGATGTCTTCTGCAGAGCTTGTGAGTTTCCACTCGGAACTGGATTGCACGGAGCAGGTTTGTTGCGGTGCATTCGCTGAAGAATTGATTGATCTTCCTGATATTGCGCGGTTCTCTGACTTCAATCGATTGGTTAGATCAACCGCATACTACCTGAAGATGAGAAAACTTTTAGCATTGCCGAAATGCGAAAAACCCGAACGATTGATGATAACTATGAAAGACATAGTAGATGCTAGAAGTGCATGGTATAAGAAGGTACAGTCTGAAATTTTCGGTGCAGAGTTGCGCAGCCTGATGAAGATCAGTTTCGTGAAGAGTAGCAGTCGTCTAAGAACATATTCACCATTTCTACACGATGGAATCATCCGTATGAAAGGCCGTATTCAAGATCACAACAAACCGTTCGAAGTAAACAACCCTGTCATTCTTCCTGATAACCACCCGTTCTCAACATTGCTCATCCGTATGTATCATATTGCCAATGCACATCAGGGATTAGAGACCGTCGTTAACAGTATTAAAGAACGTCACCGCATTTTGAAGATTCGTTCGCAAGTAAAGAAGTACACGATGTCCTGTGTGAAGTGTCGAGAGCTAAGAGCAAAACCAGCCGTTCCGCAGATGGGCATCTTGCCAATGGAGCGCACAACGCCGTTCGTGTATCCGTTTACCTGTACGGGCATCGATTACTTTGGGCCGATGGCTGTGAAGGTCGGCCGTCGTGTCGAGAAAAGGTGGGTAGTGCTGTTTACTTGCATGACGTCAAGAGCAGTACATTTGGAGGTGGTCCCATCACTCGATACAAGCAGCTGTATAATGGCAATTCGCTGCTTCATGTCGATTCGTGGACTGCCACAGTGCATCATGACTGATAATGGGACCAACTTCACCGGTGCTAACCAAGAGTTGAAGACACTGGTGAAGACGCTGGATCATCCACAGATTGAAGAATCATTGAGTGTTAGAGGTGTTCAATGGAAGTTTATACCGCCTGGTGCTCCTCATTTTGGAGGCTGCTGGGAGCGATTGGTACGTTCCGTTAAAACTGCTCTTCGTGCGATGTTGCAGGAACGACAACCCACCGACTTGGTGCTACGTACTGCTTTGTGCGAGGCAATGAACACAGTAAACAACCGACCGTTGACGCATGTTGCAGATGACCCGTTGGATCCAGAACCGTTGACACCGAACATGTTGCTGCTAGGACGAAACAATACAATCCAATTCGACCATGATTTCGATGAACGAGACCTAAGCTGCCGTGCTGCGTATAAGCATGCTCAGATTTACGCGGATCGTTTCTGGCGTAGATGGGTTGCAGAGTATCGTCCGGAGCTGATCCGAAGTCGCAAGTGGCCTGACAGCAGAAGCTATCACGACTACAAAGTTGGTGACATCGTGATGATAGTAGATGAAAGTTTGCATCGTGGTACCTGGCCAAAAGGTGTGGTGGAAAAGGTCTATCGTGGTCCGGACGGGAAGGTTAGGACATTGTTGGTCAGAACGATGAAGTCAACCTACAAGCGTCCAGTCAGTAAGATTGTTTTGCTGCAAGCCATCAGTTCGGTTCCTGGCCTGGAGAATGTTGCCAACACTGCAAGCACCTAG
- the LOC131686045 gene encoding actin-interacting protein 1 has translation MAYSNKFIYATLPRTQRGQPIVLGSDPKGKNFLYTNGNSVIIRNIDNPEMADIYTEHSCQVNVAKYSPSGFYIASGDQSGKIRIWDTVNKEHLLKNEFQPIGGPIKDISWSPDSQRIVIVGEGRERFGHVFMAETGTSVGEISGQSKPINSCDFRPARPFRIVTGSEDNTIGVFEGPPFKFKMTKQDHTRFVQAVRYSPSGHLFASAGFDGKVFLYDGTTSELKGEIGSPAHGGGVYGVAWKPDGTQLLTCSGDKTCKLWDVESRTLISEFPMGTTIDDQQVSCLWQGDHVLSVSLSGFINYLDVNNPTKPLRIVKGHNKPITVLTLSEDRSTIYTGSHDGAVTNWNSGSGTNDRVAGAGHGNQINAICAAGDFVYTAGIDDSIKQIAIEGNQYSSVESKLSCQPRGMDLLKEGNIIVVGCVKDVTVLQDNRKVSSVPINYESSSVSINSETLDVAVGGNDSKVHIFSLQGTQLSPKVELEHLGPVTDCKYSPDNKLLVACDANRKVILYSVPEYKPAHNKEWGFHNARVNCVSFSPNSLLVASGSLDTTIIIWYVNSPAKHTIIKNAHPQSQITGLVWLDNETLISTGQDCNTKVWHIEAAA, from the exons ATGGCCTACTCGAATA AATTCATCTATGCCACGCTTCCGCGCACGCAGCGCGGTCAACCGATCGTATTGGGCAGTGATCCGAAGGGGAAAAACTTCCTCTACACCAATGGAAACTCGGTGATCATTCGCAACATCGACAACCCGGAAATGGCGGACATCTACACGGAACACTCGTGTCAGGTGAATGTGGCCAAGTATTCACCGAGTGGGTTCTACATTGCTTCCGGTGACCAGTCTGGCAAGATTCGTATCTGGGACACGGTTAACAAGGAACACCTGCTGAAGAATGAGTTCCAGCCAATCGGAGGTCCAATCAAAGATATCAGCTGGTCTCCAGATAGTCAGCGGATTGTGATCGTTGGCGAGGGACGCGAGCGATTCGGGCATGTGTTTATGGCTGAAACTGGAACTTCGGTAGGTGAGATTTCGGGTCAATCGAAACCGATCAATTCGTGTGATTTTCGACCTGCCAGACCGTTCCGAATCGTTACCGGTAGCGAGGACAATACGATCGGTGTTTTTGAAGGACCTCCATTCAAGTTCAAAATGACCAAGCAGGATCACACACGTTTCGTACAGGCGGTTCGCTATTCGCCAAGTGGTCATTTGTTTGCCTCGGCTGGATTCGATGGCAAAGTTTTTCTGTACGACGGAACAACCTCAGAGCTGAAGGGTGAGATAGGATCACCGGCGCATGGAGGCGGAGTCTATGGTGTTGCCTGGAAACCCGATGGCACCCAGTTGCTCACGTGTTCCGGTGACAAAACCTGCAAATTGTGGGACGTTGAGTCACGCACCTTGATCAGTGAGTTTCCCATGGGAACGACGATCGATGACCAGCAGGTGTCTTGCCTGTGGCAAGGAGATCACGTCCTGTCGGTTTCGTTGTCCGGTTTTATCAACTACCTCGATGTAAATAATCCCACCAAACCTTTGCGCATTGTCAAGGGTCACAATAAACCGATCACGGTGCTCACGTTGAGTGAGGATCGCAGCACTATCTACACCGGAAGTCACGACGGTGCCGTTACCAACTGGAACTCCGGTTCCGGTACGAATGACCGCGTTGCCGGTGCTGGCCATGGCAACCAAATCAATGCTATCTGTGCTGCCGGAGATTTTGTGTATACGGCCGGGATCGATGATTCGATCAAGCAGATCGCGATTGAAGGTAATCAGTACAGTTCGGTGGAATCGAAGTTGAGCTGTCAGCCACGAGGTATGGACCTTCTGAAAGAGGGTAACATTATTGTGGTCGGCTGTGTGAAGGACGTTACCGTACTGCAGGACAATCGGAAGGTTTCCTCGGTACCGATTAACTACGAATCGAGCAGTGTTAGCATTAATTCGGAAACGCTGGATGTTGCCGTGGGTGGAAACGACAGTAAGGTGCACATTTTTAGTCTGCAAGGGACGCAGCTTAGCCCCAAAGTTGAATTGGAACATCTGGGTCCGGTGACTGATTGCAAGTATTCGCCTGACAATAAACTGCTGGTGGCATGTGATGCCAATCGGAAGGTGATTTTATACAGTGTGCCGGAATACAAG CCGGCCCACAACAAGGAATGGGGCTTCCATAACGCTCGTGTCAACTGTGTATCCTTCTCGCCCAACTCACTGCTGGTGGCCAGCGGTTCGCTGGATACCACCATCATTATCTGGTACGTCAACAGTCCAGCCAAGCATACCATCATAAAGA ATGCCCACCCACAATCGCAGATCACCGGGCTGGTTTGGCTCGATAATGAAACGTTGATCTCAACCGGGCAGGACTGTAACACCAAGGTGTGGCACATCGAGGCTGCTGCCTAA
- the LOC131686043 gene encoding GPN-loop GTPase 2, whose protein sequence is MQNKIATIKTQNPLFGQLIIGPPGSGKTSYCNKMKQFLEKLGRKVTVVNLDPANDNMEYDSSIDIMQLITVEDVMEQFSLGPNGALMYCMEFLEANFGWLLEQLKTSPSRYFIFDCPGQVELYTHHNAVRNIFTQLERLGYHLCTVHLVESHHCSEPHKFISTLLLSLHTMLQMGLPHINVLSKADLLKEYESKLAFSLDYYTEVLDLQYLLECVDQSMPGPRNKYKKLNAAIVSMVEDYSLVSFHLLDSNKDESLLRLKNAIDKANGYVYGAGEEKNVNTLLACAVGAETQNERMERDIDPYIG, encoded by the coding sequence ATGCAGAACAAAATAGCCACAATTAAAACTCAGAATCCCCTGTTCGGTCAGTTGATAATCGGCCCGCCCGGGTCCGGGAAAACAAGCTACTGTAACAAGATGAAACAATTTCTGGAAAAGCTGGGTCGAAAAGTAACCGTTGTGAATCTGGATCCGGCAAACGATAACATGGAATATGACAGTAGTATTGACATCATGCAGCTAATCACCGTCGAGGATGTAATGGAACAGTTCAGCCTGGGACCAAATGGAGCACTAATGTACTGCATGGAGTTTCTCGAGGCCAATTTTGGCTGGCTGTTGGAACAGTTGAAAACGTCCCCCAGTCGCTACTTTATCTTCGATTGTCCCGGACAGGTCGAGCTTTACACTCATCATAACGCTGTGAGGAATATTTTTACACAGCTGGAAAGACTTGGATATCATCTTTGTACGGTGCATTTGGTTGAATCTCATCACTGTTCCGAACCGCACAAATTCATCTCCACACTGCTACTGTCACTGCATACGATGCTCCAGATGGGACTGCCCCATATTAATGTTCTTAGTAAGGCTGATTTGCTAAAGGAGTATGAATCAAAGTTGGCATTCAGTCTGGATTACTACACCGAAGTACTGGATCTGCAATACTTACTGGAATGTGTGGATCAGTCTATGCCGGGCCCACGAAACAAGTACAAAAAGTTGAATGCGGCAATTGTGTCAATGGTGGAAGACTATAGCTTGGTATCTTTTCATCTGCTAGACTCAAACAAGGACGAAAGTTTACTTAGGCTGAAGAATGCTATCGACAAAGCTAACGGGTACGTGTACGGTGCTGGGGAGGAGAAGAATGTCAACACACTTCTCGCCTGTGCGGTGGGGGCTGAGACGCAAAATGAACGGATGGAAAGGGATATTGATCCGTATATTGGCTAG